The sequence ATTCAATCTCTGCACCAAGCTTACAAATACCTCTCACATTTGACACCCATTTTCATTCCGCGCATCTTTGCAATTATTTTCCCCCTTGTTCTTCAAACACATTGACGGCTGGGGAAATGGAGTTGCAGGCGGATCTGCTTCTTTCACCAAGGTCTCAGCATTTGGGTATTTCTGTGGAACAACACCAACACAAAGAGAACTCTCCTCCATTTTTCGCAGATAGATTGCCCACACCATCTTTTGCCCTACAATTTTTCAAGAGGCAGCCTCTGCAAGATATTACCCACCTGTTTGCTACTAATGATAATACCCAATCCATCTATGATGTAAGTCTTGTCTACTTTTTACTTATCTTAGTTTCATTATCTGGGCTATGTTGTTTGAATCTTTTGGCTGATAAATCTTCTGTCTCTTTTTTCAGGGAAGAAGAATGTCCTCTGTAATGGAGACGAGGGGTCTGGTAGAGCAGACATCAAGTgctggaaacaagaagagaagATCCACAAATCTGTCAAATGACAGCAATATTAGTAGCTCCAATCTGAAGAGACCATTGCTGAGAAGAGATTTCAGGTGAAATGCTTAGTGGTAGTAGGCGTTACCCAGATTTGTGCTTCTTTATTGCAATCAGAAATTCTGTATAAGCTCTGGTCTCACCTCAACTTTGGAGACAAATTACAATAACATACCCCTTAAATTACCAACTGTTTTGGTATTGAATGTAAGATGGGTATGATAGAGTAAGAGAGGCAGAAATCATGTCCTCTTTTGTGCTTTACTGATGTTCCGTATTATGAATAAAAGCCTCATTTTTTCATATCGCAGATGGATTCATAAGTTTTTTGCCTCTGTTTTCGTATCTTTATCACGAGCTCTATTGTGATCCACCATGCATTTTCTTTGATATTGAATGCCTGCTATTATTTAATGGATCTATTTTTTTCCCCATAACCCGCCGTTCGGATTTTATAGCAGACAAATGAAAAAGTCGTTCGCTAAATTGGTGCAAATTTCCTGTTAGCGACAGCTCTGCCGTAAATCATCTGCCTTACGAGTTTCGTATTAAAACAATTGAATTGCAAATTTCCCGTTAGCCATTCGTTGATCCAGAAATGCTTACATCTTGTCAATCTGTTCGTTCTTCGTTGCTGTttcctaaaaatatttttgaaactatactatttatagtaatcatttacaattaatattataattaatataattatctaTAATTATATGATTATAAATAAGTTGATACATTAATGGAGATATACGGTTCactctttttaattaattaaaaaattatagatAGAAATTGTAaagttaataataaattaaatatgaatTAGATCTTAGGTCTTTTGGTTTTAGAAGGGTCTGGCTCATTTTAGTTGGACTTTATTAAGAAAATGATGGTTAATAGTGATTATTAATTAGAATAAGAAATTTATTAGGCTTCAAGCTTCTAATATTGTTAGATGAAGCAATGATAGTGTTACGTGTCAAAGCTGAACACTTGACTTAGGGATCGTAATTGATTTCTTTAtgtaattaaaaaaaagaaaagaatatgaTTAACTCTTTTTATCCTAAATCTCTTATGGCATTTTGTATTGAGTTTTTTCATTTTTGAATCAAT is a genomic window of Cryptomeria japonica chromosome 7, Sugi_1.0, whole genome shotgun sequence containing:
- the LOC131078513 gene encoding uncharacterized protein LOC131078513, with amino-acid sequence MELQADLLLSPRSQHLGISVEQHQHKENSPPFFADRLPTPSFALQFFKRQPLQDITHLFATNDNTQSIYDGRRMSSVMETRGLVEQTSSAGNKKRRSTNLSNDSNISSSNLKRPLLRRDFR